Part of the Tolypothrix sp. PCC 7910 genome, CCTTCAGTATAGGCGTGGAAAGGTACTTTATAGTAGTCAGGATAAACAACATTGGGGTTAGTTACCTCCGCCATTTGCTGTGTTATTCCCGATGATTTGAGCGCCTCGTAGTTTTTGCGCCAGGGAACACCATTTTTCTCAGCAGTTTTGATGAGTACTTTCCTGGCTTGCTGCTTCATCAATTTATAGATGGGTTTTGTTTGGATCAAGAGATTGACAAACTTGGAGAGTGTATCTTCTCCCGCCCAGTCTGGTTTTAGCTTGTTGTTCATCGGCTTGCAAAAATAGAGGCAAGATAACTAAGTAGACAGGTGGAAACCAAGATAATTATCAGGTTTATCAGTTGCCTATGGTCATTAAATAAAACTGAGCAACCTGAAAACTGCGATCGCCTGAGGTTATATTGGTTTATCGCTATATGCTTATGTATTTTATTTTTTGGTAGTACCAAATTTCGTGAATATTAGTAACGCACAAAAAGCTTTGGCGCTGATGCCGTACTCTCGCTGCTAACGCATCCTACGTGAACTGATGCGGTGATTAGTGGGTAAAACAGTAAAATATAGTTAAGAAATTGTGCTTAAGTTGTTAATATGCAACAATTTTCGATTACAGAAATCCAAAATATCCATAGTGAAGTATTAAATCAAGCTGCTGTTGAGCCTGTTTTACTCACAGAAGAATCGCAACCTAGCTATGTAATTATGTCGGTGGAAAACTACGAGCAATTAATGAACCGACTTACTCAATTAGAAGATTTAATTTTAGGTCAACAAGCTCAAACTGCACTCGCAAATTCGCGGATGGTTGGAACGGAAACTTTTACAGCAGAACTCAAGCGTCTGGCTGCGCTTGATGAGCATAGCTGAATAATATGCCAAAACTCGATGGTTTGGAAACGGTTCTTGATTTCCTCAAAGGTTTACAGCCTAAAATCGCTGCTCAAATCGCTAAAAAAGTGATGTCGCTGAATGTTGATCCTTTACCGACAGATTGTAAAGAATTAAGTGGTTATACAGGATATTATCGTGTAGATTCTGGAGAATATCGCATTGTTTATCGCTTTGATGCTGAAGCAGATTTAGTTGAAGTGATTTTAGTAGGTAAGCGTAATGACGATGAAGTTTATAAGCAACTTAAGCGTTTATTAGGCTGATGCCAATCAATGCGATCCTTTGACTCTTCAGATTCCACGTTACTACTACAAAATCACTGTGCGATCGCACTTCTCCCCAAAAACCAAACCAGCTTTGTGAACTTTCATAACAAGGAGCAATGAGAATTTAGCGCAAAATAGAGATGTAATTTGTTCTCAATCTCACCTTGACTGAAGCCAATCCAGTGCGTAATTTGCAAGAAACTCATTTAAACCGTGCGCGTGCTAGTCTCCGACAAGCGTTGTCTTGGTATGGATATCTTCGCAAGTCAGGACAGCTTGCATCTAATCCAGAATTGGCGGGTTTGGTAAAGCCAGAATTGGAGGCTTTGAGTACCACACTCAACAAACTAGACTCGAATGTGATTAAAATTGCGGCTTTTGGTTTGGTGAGTCGGGGAAAGTCGGCGGTGTTGAATGCGTTATTAGGGGAGAAAGTTCTGCAAACCGGCCCTTTAAATGGTGTAACGCAATGGCCCCGTTCTGTACGCTGGCAACCAGGAGGTAAGGTACAGGTAGAATTAATTGATACACCTGGATTGGATGAAATTGAAGGCGAATCACGGGCGCAAATGGCCAGAGAAGTGGCGCGCCAAGCTGATTTAATTTTGTTTGTGGTCTCTGGTGATATTACGCGCACAGAGTATGAAGCGCTACTAGATTTACGCCAAGCCCAAAAGCCCCTAATTTTAGTATTTAACAAAATCGACCTGTACCCAGATACAGATAGAGCCAAGATTTACCTGAATTTGCAACAGTTAGGTGCAGGACACCCCGAAGCCGAACCTTTATTACCCGATGAAATTGTCATGGTAGCGGCGGAACCAGCAGCAATGGAAGTGCGGGTTGAGTGGCCTGATG contains:
- a CDS encoding type II toxin-antitoxin system prevent-host-death family antitoxin — encoded protein: MQQFSITEIQNIHSEVLNQAAVEPVLLTEESQPSYVIMSVENYEQLMNRLTQLEDLILGQQAQTALANSRMVGTETFTAELKRLAALDEHS
- a CDS encoding type II toxin-antitoxin system RelE/ParE family toxin; protein product: MPKLDGLETVLDFLKGLQPKIAAQIAKKVMSLNVDPLPTDCKELSGYTGYYRVDSGEYRIVYRFDAEADLVEVILVGKRNDDEVYKQLKRLLG